One genomic segment of Cucurbita pepo subsp. pepo cultivar mu-cu-16 unplaced genomic scaffold, ASM280686v2 Cp4.1_scaffold001664, whole genome shotgun sequence includes these proteins:
- the LOC111786384 gene encoding probable LRR receptor-like serine/threonine-protein kinase At1g56130 — CRDLSFNELWGEIPKSLFKLNSLRYLFLGNNKLTGTLPLEKPGYLLSIDLSYNGLSGSFPDWVDEDSAKRLNLVANNFTFGTSNTGHFPTGLNCLRREFSCNQASGLYSSFGINCGGPKFVSSSQVVYEREIEIDGMASYYVSDSETWAISDVGYFPESNRNSSQYNRYNDTEHPIANTNDPDLFQTQELSTSSLRFYGLELKNGNYTVKLHFAEHAFADSSTWSSLGRRVFDINIQGNRVFKDFNIQNEAGGSFRAVTKIFKAQVSENYMEIHLFWAGKGTCCIPDEGTYGPSISGISASLDSEPVNNVKNGTNEIKGTGSHKNEASLIVGIVVGVGFVCFLVVTIFILFQRRKGRSLEDEELFGIDERPHTFSYSELRNATEDFSSSNKLGEGGFGPVTKGILNDGRVIAVKQLSIKSDQGRNQFLAEISTISAVQHRNLVKLYGCCIEGQKRLLVYEYLEKKSLDQALFGKRTFVLDWPKRFDICMGVARGLTYLHEESRLRIVHRDIKASNILLDADLNPKISDFGLAKLYDDKKTHMSTLVAGTIGYLAPEYAMRGHLTEKADVFSFGVVALEIVSGRPNSAPGLEEDRVFLLEWVRMLYLFPFFPSEASMKIKVHNPLTKTLV; from the exons TGCAGAGACTTAAGCTTTAACGAGTTATGGGGAGAGATTCCAAAGTCACTTTTCAAGTTGAATTCGCTAAGATACTT GTTTCTTGGAAATAACAAGTTAACTGGTACGCTACCTTTAGAAAAGCCTGGTTATCTTCTTAGCAT AGACTTATCATACAATGGTTTATCGGGTAGCTTTCCTGACTGGGTCGATGAGGATTCAGCCAAGCGTTT AAATTTAGTTGCCAACAACTTCACGTTTGGAACATCAAATACTGG CCATTTCCCTACGGGTTTGAACTGTCTTCGACGAGAATTTTCTTGTAATCAAGCTTCTGGACTCT ATTCTAGTTTTGGGATCAACTGTGGGGGTCCAAAATTTGTGAGTTCCTCTCAGGTTGTGTATGAAAGGGAAATTGAGATTGATGGTATGGCTTCATACTATGTTAGTGACTCAGAAACCTGGGCTATTAGTGATGTTGGATACTTTCCTGAGAGCAACAGAAACTCTAGTCAATATAACAGATACAATGACACGGAACATCCAATTGCAAATACAAATGATCCAGACCTTTTTCAGACACAAGAATTATCTACTTCGTCGTTAAGATTTTATGGTCTAGAGCTTAAAAATGGGAACTACACTGTGAAGCTTCACTTCGCAGAACATGCTTTCGCAGATTCATCTACATGGAGCAGCCTTGGGAGGCGTGTCTTTGATATAAATATTCAG GGGAACCGGGTTTTCAaagattttaatattcaaaatgaGGCAGGTGGGTCTTTTCGTGCTGTTACAAAGATATTTAAGGCACAAGTTTCAGAAAACTACATGGAAATTCATCTTTTTTGGGCTGGGAAAGGTACTTGCTGCATACCTGACGAAGGTACTTATGGACCTTCCATTTCAGGAATCAGTGCAAGTCTAG ATTCTGAACCTGTAAATAATGTGAAGAATGGAACCAATGAAATAAAGGGGACTGGTAGTCACAAGAATGAAGCCAGTCTAATAGTGGGGATTGTTGTTGGTGTAGGATTTGTTTGCTTTCTAGTTGTCacaattttcattctttttcaaagAAGGAAAGGACGCTCCTTGGAAGATGAAG AGCTCTTTGGAATTGATGAAAGACCGCATACTTTTAGTTATTCTGAACTCAGGAATGCTACAGAGGATTTTAGTTCATCCAACAAACTCGGAGAAGGAGGTTTTGGACCGGTTACCAAG gGAATTCTAAATGATGGAAGAGTAATCGCTGTAAAGCAACTTTCAATAAAATCTGACCAAGGAAGAAACCAGTTTTTGGCTGAGATTTCTACAATATCTGCCGTGCAACATCGCAACCTTGTGAAGTTGTATGGTTGTTGCATTGAGGGTCAAAAACGTCTCCTTGTTTATGAGTACCTGGAGAAAAAGAGTCTCGACCAAGCATTATTTG GAAAACGAACTTTCGTTCTTGATTGGCCAAAACGATTTGATATATGCATGGGTGTCGCGAGAGGCCTAACTTATCTTCATGAGGAATCGAGACTTCGAATTGTTCATAGAGATATTAAAGCCAGTAACATTCTACTTGATGCTGATCTCAACCCCAAAATTTCAGATTTTGGGTTAGCGAAGCTTTATGATGACAAAAAGACTCATATGAGCACCCTTGTTGCTGGAACAAT TGGATATCTTGCACCTGAGTATGCCATGCGTGGGCATCTAACTGAGAAGGCTGATGTCTTTAGTTTTGGTGTTGTGGCTCTTGAAATTGTTAGCGGTAGGCCAAATTCGGCCCCAGGCTTGGAGGAGGACAGAGTTTTTCTACTTGAATGGGTAAGAATGCTATatctttttcccttctttccaTCAGAAGCTTCCATGAAAATAAAGGTGCACAACCCTCTTACGAAAACActtgtttga